A genomic segment from Melanotaenia boesemani isolate fMelBoe1 chromosome 9, fMelBoe1.pri, whole genome shotgun sequence encodes:
- the LOC121645703 gene encoding uncharacterized protein LOC121645703 isoform X2 translates to MASSFSTPSEPSDEDDVSQSSQRLSRGRSGGRSRGRARGFRVRGRGRGTRAVASSAEHSDRVEQYRRDRLAATQRLLDDMTAEYLRRLASQLVVRQPGLIFDLLLQQSNSSVSEAAGVPGMPWCTCGLCREMPTDRERICCGQTPANCISKLPHFTQYCLEGYLRIHRHYREDVTALGHATEPGDNRQYRYAAYRHFI, encoded by the exons ATGGCATCCAGTTTTTCAACTCCAAGTGAACCA agtgACGAGGACGATGTGTCACAAAGTTCGCAGCGTTTGAGCCGAGGCAGGTCCGGTGGACGGTCGAGAGGACGAGCAAGAGGGTTCAGGGTACGAGGCAGAGGCCGAGGAACACGAGCTGTAGCTTCCAGCGCTGAGCACTCGGATAGAGTTGAACAGTATCGCCGTGACCGTTTGGCTGCCACACAG AGACTTCTTGATGACATGACTGCTGAGTACCTAAGAAGGCTTGCATCACAGCTCGTCGTAAGGCAACCAGGCCTGATTTTTGATCTTCTATTGCAACAGAGCAATTCAAGCGTCTCAGAGGCAGCTGGAGTCCCAGGAATGCCCTGGTGTACTTGTGGGTTATGCAGGGAGATGCCAACCGACAGGGAGAGGATCTGCTGTGGTCAGACACCAGCTAATTGCATCAGCAAGCTACCACATTTTACCCAATATTGCCTTGAAGGATATCTTAGGATACATAGGCATTATCGAGAAGATGTGACAGCACTTGGCCATGCAACAGAGCCAGGTGATAACAGGCAGTACCGGTATGCCGCCTATAGGCATTTCATATAA
- the LOC121645703 gene encoding uncharacterized protein LOC121645703 isoform X1, which produces MLLQIRQSVHLCFQSDEDDVSQSSQRLSRGRSGGRSRGRARGFRVRGRGRGTRAVASSAEHSDRVEQYRRDRLAATQRLLDDMTAEYLRRLASQLVVRQPGLIFDLLLQQSNSSVSEAAGVPGMPWCTCGLCREMPTDRERICCGQTPANCISKLPHFTQYCLEGYLRIHRHYREDVTALGHATEPGDNRQYRYAAYRHFI; this is translated from the exons ATGTTGTTACAGATACGTCAGTCTGtgcacttgtgttttcagagtgACGAGGACGATGTGTCACAAAGTTCGCAGCGTTTGAGCCGAGGCAGGTCCGGTGGACGGTCGAGAGGACGAGCAAGAGGGTTCAGGGTACGAGGCAGAGGCCGAGGAACACGAGCTGTAGCTTCCAGCGCTGAGCACTCGGATAGAGTTGAACAGTATCGCCGTGACCGTTTGGCTGCCACACAG AGACTTCTTGATGACATGACTGCTGAGTACCTAAGAAGGCTTGCATCACAGCTCGTCGTAAGGCAACCAGGCCTGATTTTTGATCTTCTATTGCAACAGAGCAATTCAAGCGTCTCAGAGGCAGCTGGAGTCCCAGGAATGCCCTGGTGTACTTGTGGGTTATGCAGGGAGATGCCAACCGACAGGGAGAGGATCTGCTGTGGTCAGACACCAGCTAATTGCATCAGCAAGCTACCACATTTTACCCAATATTGCCTTGAAGGATATCTTAGGATACATAGGCATTATCGAGAAGATGTGACAGCACTTGGCCATGCAACAGAGCCAGGTGATAACAGGCAGTACCGGTATGCCGCCTATAGGCATTTCATATAA